Below is a genomic region from Paenibacillus rhizovicinus.
CACGCTGATTCCGCAGTACATCCTGTTCTCCAAGCTTCATTGGGTAGGCACCTATCTACCGCTTACGATTCCCGGTTTCTTCGGCAGCGCCTTTCAAATCTTCATGCTCCGCCAGTTTTACTTGGGTATTCCGAACGATTTGATCGAAGCGGCCAAAATCGACGGGGCGAACCATTTCTACATTTGGTCCCGCATCATGGTGCCGCTGGCGAAGCCGGCCGTCATCGTCATCGCGATTACGACGTTCCAAGGGGCGTGGAACGATTTTCTCGGTCCGCTGCTCTACGTGAACAAAGAATCGATGTTCAATATTCAGATCGGGCTTACGGCATTCCGCAGCGCCGAACTTACCCAGTGGAATTACCTGATGGCGGCGTCGTTGATCTCGCTGGCGCCCGTCATCCTGCTCTTCTTCTTCTTTCAGCGTTATTTTATTGAAGGCATGAATATTGCATCCGGCACCAAAGGGTGATTAGAGAGACCGGGCAAGCAGGCACCGGTCGGAGTGGAGGGAAACGATAATGGAATTCAGCAGAGACAACGGCTTGCCCAGCATCAAGGCGGAGCGCTACGAACTGACCTTTCCGAAGGATCGCCCGTATGT
It encodes:
- a CDS encoding carbohydrate ABC transporter permease; translated protein: MSTTAASSSGSYFQSRRARKRIANIVIAIIMIALGIVCLAPFWWMLSTSLKSMKEIMSFPPTKYPHALHWENYKHAWVSGHFSRYALNTLFLSCVGVVAHILSNTFIAYGFAKIKFPGKNFLFSLMLATMMIPGFCTLIPQYILFSKLHWVGTYLPLTIPGFFGSAFQIFMLRQFYLGIPNDLIEAAKIDGANHFYIWSRIMVPLAKPAVIVIAITTFQGAWNDFLGPLLYVNKESMFNIQIGLTAFRSAELTQWNYLMAASLISLAPVILLFFFFQRYFIEGMNIASGTKG